The following are encoded in a window of Athene noctua chromosome 29, bAthNoc1.hap1.1, whole genome shotgun sequence genomic DNA:
- the LOC141971423 gene encoding coiled-coil domain-containing protein 183-like, translating into MDATRAAGLKGRGRSTSSVPGRKAKLSQHARDLRTVIALQGAAPWAARGRDGAGGGLSVPPSSCVVPTAPSCPAEQEREAFTWSCGEELQQKSERLPRLCEAVQDVRAPSGAQKVTQEKLRAEIHARVNTCNLLLDQVRQRRRARDELQRRLQRLQAVEKEDKQQQAQLQAIRQLENSIEKMLLKVQAAQKVTALYVEVRDALRKELDHLPMHLDLLCGTAERYHRELEDAELVAADARRAAAVTKGDVEKLKTQMRADREFWCRSEAAQKLQLKEFLKRHLREQARHKLAVDLSKLQLQDPLAGTQLEDTKSQEEYKAWVTKKVEEAKAAVPCSHVWDMAGRFLEQQKASADLERYLQQCKEKQQALKETLHQLELKHDELKRRQPPNTLSCMDVNVSGCRKLEEELRRELQREEARREQMRAQMLKEEDLLLQFDHAVNNLAVLLRGITVPGQDAFVQAWSTQEKLQHCRQKLQYLVQRTASLPPESHSLNEDNATFVKVRNLLEQTMAQAPRSLKISLEDTKGRRAQRGHVPQRLSQPLPTGSSERPRLSPTVPADPDPGAASRPWV; encoded by the exons ATGGATGCCACACGCGCGGcggggctgaagggccgaggcAGGAGCACCAGCTCCGTGCCGGGCCGGAAGGCAAAGCTCAGCCAGCACGCCCGGGATCTGCGCACCGTCATCGCCTTGCAAGGTGCTGCCCCTTGGGCTgcgcggggacgggacggggcgggcggggggctctcGGTCCCCCCATCGTCCTGCGTGGTCCCAACAGCACCTTCGTgtcctgcagagcaagagagggaGGCTTTCACGTGGTCCTGCGGGGAAGAGCTCCAGCAGAAGAGCGAGCGGCTGCCCCGCCTGTGTGAGGCGGTGCAGGACGTCCGTGCCCCGAGCGGCGCCCAGAAG GTGACCCAGGAGAAGCTCCGGGCTGAAATCCATGCGCGGGTGAACACCTGTAACTTGCTGCTGGACCAGGTGAGGCAGCGGAGACGAGCCCGGGACGAGCTGCAGAGGCGGCTGCAGcgcctgcaggctgtggagaaggaggacaagcagcagcaggcgcAGCTGCAG gccaTTCGCCAGCTGGAGAACAGCATCGAGAAGATGCTCTTGAAAGTTCAGGCTGCACAGAAGGTGACAGCCCTGTACGTGGAGGTGCGGGATGCCCTGCGGAAG gagcTGGACCACCTGCCTATGCACCTGGACCTCCTGTGTGGGACGGCTGAACGCTACCATAGGGAGCTGGAAGATGCAGAGCTCGTGGCTGCAGATGCCCGCAGAGCGGCTGCTGTAACCAAG GGCGATGTGGAGAAGTTAAAAACCCAGATGCGGGCGGACAGAGAGTTCTGGTGCCGCTCCGAGGCCGCGCAGAAGCTGCAGCTCAAGGAATTCTTAAAAAGGCATCTGAgagag CAAGCCAGGCACAAGCTCGCCGTGGACTTGTCgaaactgcagctgcaggaccCTCTTGCGG GAACCCAACTGGAGGACACCAAGTCCCAGGAGGAGTACAAGGCCTGGGTCACCAAAAAGGTGGAGGAGGCCAAGGCTGCGGTGCCGTGCTCCCACGTCTGG GACATGGCTGGCAggttcctggagcagcagaaggccTCGGCGGACCTGGAGCGGTATCTCCAGCAgtgcaaggagaagcagcaggcgcTGAAGGAGACGCTgcaccagctggagctgaagcacGATGAGCTGAAGCGTCgccagccccccaacaccctcag TTGTATGGATGTGAATGTGTCTGGctgcaggaagctggaggaggagctgaggagggagctgcagcgggAGGAGGCTCGGCGGGAGCAGATGCGAGCccagatgctgaaggaggaggatcTGCTGCTCCAGTTTGACCACGCTGTCAACAACCTGGCCGTCCTGCTGCGTGGCATCACGGTGCCCGGCCAG GACGCTTTTGTCCAGGCCTGGAGTACGCAGGAGAAGCTCCAGCACTGTAGGCAGAAGCTGCAGTACCTGGTGCAGCGCACGGCCAGCCTGCCCCCCGAGAGCCACAGCCTCAACGAGGACAATGCG ACTTTTGTCAAGGTCCGAAATCTCCTGGAGCAGACGATGGCACAGGCTCCCCGGAGCCTGAAGATTTCCTTGGAGGACACCAAGGGTAGGAGAGCACAGCGGGGACACGTCCCccagcgcctgtcccagcccctgcccacaggcagttCTGAGCGTCCTCGCCtgtctcccactgtcccagcagaccccgacccaggagctgcctccagaccttgggtctga